The region ATGAGGACCTCCGTGGACTGCAGCAGGACCGTGCCGGCCCCTACGAACTCGAACTGGTGCTCCTCTCCAGAGGCCCCGCCGAGGCCTGTCAGTGCACGTAGACCGCCCATGAGGCCTGTCATGTACCCGTGGTCGTAGTGATGGCACGGGGACGGGCAGTCGGCCCAGCCGACAAGCGCTTGCGGATCCACCCGGATGGGAGGCTCCATGAACACCACCGGACCGTTAGAGGCCGCCACGAACTTGCCGGTTCCGATCAGCGTCAAAAAGCCCGGCACGATCGATTGCTTGAGCGCGAGACTTGGCTGAAAAGCGAGCAGGTTGCCAGAGCGAATGGTCAGGTTGCCCTCGTCCAAGTCGTACGAATTCACGTCGAAGGCCCGGTCGGCGAGGAGCATCTTGCCCGAGCCCTCCGCCACCACCCAGTCGCTCGCGTGCAGAGGCGAATGG is a window of Streptomyces sp. NBC_00271 DNA encoding:
- a CDS encoding AIM24 family protein, whose product is MTLPVDDNVNKYTFCVELKGSQWFLQKGKMIAYYGSMDFNGIGHGRLDRLVRTSFHSPLHASDWVVAEGSGKMLLADRAFDVNSYDLDEGNLTIRSGNLLAFQPSLALKQSIVPGFLTLIGTGKFVAASNGPVVFMEPPIRVDPQALVGWADCPSPCHHYDHGYMTGLMGGLRALTGLGGASGEEHQFEFVGAGTVLLQSTEVLMAEQATGAVPHEPGVPGGGGVPGHQGQHGQQPGAPRLPGQLGDLQRRFGL